From the Pseudodesulfovibrio indicus genome, the window CATGCGATCGATGCCGATGTAGGCGGAAACGGGGTCCACCGGGGACAGGGAGACCAGGGTGAAGGCCAGGACCGAGACCAGCGACAGGATCAGCGTCAGCCGTCCGAGCTTTCCCAGGCAGAAGGAAGGGGTGATTATGTGCATGTCACATCCGGGTCCCGGCGGCGCGAGGAGGTGTAGCCGCGCCGCCGGGAGGCAAGGGTTAGTCTTTCCAGGTCCACTTCTGGATGTTGGCGGTGATGGGCCAGCCGTGACCGTGGGGTTCCACCTGCGAAACGCCCACGTCGAGGTGCTCGCTGATGAAATAGGTGTGCTCGAGGTTGACCATCCACACCCAGGGGGCATCGCCGTGGGCGTTGGAGCCGGTCTTGCCGTCCCACTGGGCTTTCTTCCAGAGGTCCAGGGAGGCTTCGTAGCTGTCGGCGGAGACGGCGCCGTCCAGGTATTCGTCGACCTTGGCGTTGGCGTAGTAGCCGGGGTTGTTCCAGCCGTCGCCCGCGTGGTGGCTCGAATAGAGCTGGTAGACCTCGATGGGGTCGTGCGCGCCCCAGCCGAAGACGACCACGTCGGAGTGCATGCGGTGCTTGATCTCGTCCCAGCCGCGCTTGCCCTCGACGATGGCGTGGATGCCCACGGGCTTGAGCATGTCGGCCACGGCCAGGGCCAGGTATTGGCGGATGGCCCGGTCGGCGGGGTAAAGGACGGTGATTTCGGCCTTGACGCCGTTCTTCTCGACGATGCCGTCGTTGTCGGTGTCCTTCCAGCCCGCGTCGGCCAGGAGCTTGCGCGCCGCGTCCGGGTCGCCGTCCTTGAATTTGTTTTCGGGGTTATCCCAGGGCAGGCCGTCGCACGGGCCGTATGCCGGGCTGCCGAATCCTTCGAGCACGCCCTGGACCAGTACCTTCCGGTCAATGGCCACGTTGATCGCCTTGCGGATGGCGAGGTCCGAGGTGACGTTGTTGCCGATGGGCGCGCCCTTGTCGGTCTTCCGGCCGGTGTTCGGCACGAAGGGCATCAGCAGGCCCCGGTTGTCCACGCTCTGCACCGAATGCATGACCATGCCGGGCACGGTCTGCATGGCCAGGGCCTGCGGAACAACGACGACGTCCACCTGGCCCGCCTTGGCCGCGGCAAAGGAGGTGTCCTCGTCGGTGAACAGGAAGACCAGCCGCTTGAAGTACGGCTTGTCGCCGAAATAGTTCGGATTGATCTCGGCGATCATCTGCTGCCCTTCGTGCCATTCCACCATCCTGTAGGGGCCGGAACCAACGGGCTTTCTGGCGTAGCCGGGACCGTGCAGGGCCTTGGGCACGATGCCCAGGCTGATGAGCCGGTTGATGAAGGTCGTGTCGCGTTTCTTGAGGGTGATGCGGACGGCGTTGCCGGAGATGGCCTCGGCCTTGTCCATGTTGATCAGGTCGACCTTGCCGCCCGATGCCGCGGCGGTGTTGAAGGTATAGGCCACGTCTTCGGCGGTCAGCTGGGAACCGTCGGAAAATTTCGCGTCCTCGCGGATGGTCACATCCCAGGTCAGGCCGTCGGCGGACAGCTCGGCGGCAGTGGCCAGCTCATTGACGATGTTCAGGTTCTCGTCCCGCCTGAGCAAGGTGGACTGGAACAGGGGGTTGCCGTAGCGGCCCCAGCCCAGGGTCGGGTCGTAGCCGTCGTCGGGTTCGCCCTTGATGGCCAGGGTGAGCGTGTCCTTGGCCAGAGCCGGGGTCGCGGCCAGGGTCGCCAGGACCAGCAGACCCGCCAGCGCGGCGAGCAGGAATCTTCCTGCGCGGAAGTTGCGGAAAGCGTGCATGTACTCCTCACTTTGAATACTGGATTGAAAAACGATCGCGCTGGATAACATGAATTTAAAAAACGTGTCAACAATAGCCTACGATG encodes:
- a CDS encoding ABC transporter substrate-binding protein → MHAFRNFRAGRFLLAALAGLLVLATLAATPALAKDTLTLAIKGEPDDGYDPTLGWGRYGNPLFQSTLLRRDENLNIVNELATAAELSADGLTWDVTIREDAKFSDGSQLTAEDVAYTFNTAAASGGKVDLINMDKAEAISGNAVRITLKKRDTTFINRLISLGIVPKALHGPGYARKPVGSGPYRMVEWHEGQQMIAEINPNYFGDKPYFKRLVFLFTDEDTSFAAAKAGQVDVVVVPQALAMQTVPGMVMHSVQSVDNRGLLMPFVPNTGRKTDKGAPIGNNVTSDLAIRKAINVAIDRKVLVQGVLEGFGSPAYGPCDGLPWDNPENKFKDGDPDAARKLLADAGWKDTDNDGIVEKNGVKAEITVLYPADRAIRQYLALAVADMLKPVGIHAIVEGKRGWDEIKHRMHSDVVVFGWGAHDPIEVYQLYSSHHAGDGWNNPGYYANAKVDEYLDGAVSADSYEASLDLWKKAQWDGKTGSNAHGDAPWVWMVNLEHTYFISEHLDVGVSQVEPHGHGWPITANIQKWTWKD